The genomic window TGCCATGGCTATCATACACCCGCCGCTCCTTGGAAACCGGAGGATCACCCCAAATTGCCCGGAAATGGCCCGAACGATAATGTTGCAGCAATCTTGAGCAGTCTAAGGCGTTAGAATGACCTCAGGCGCTGCGAACAAACTCCAAAAGGGCGTGCTCATCGCTCAGATCACCGACACTCATGTCGGTTTTGAGCCCGATGCCGGCGAGAACGAGTTCAATTTCGTGCGCTTTCGCAATGTGCTTGGCCATTTGCTCAGCCAGCCTGTGCAGCCTGATCTTCTGATACTTTCCGGCGATTTGACCGATAATGGCAGCGCGGATTGCTATCACCGCATTCGCGAACTGATCGCCGATTGCCCCATTCCGGTTGAGATTATTCCGGGCAATCATGACAGCCGCGATGTCATGCTCGAAATCTTCCCCGAATGCCCGACCGCAGATGGCTTTGCCCAATTCGCGCTCGAACTGGGAGAGGGTGAAGACAAGCTGCGCATTTTGTGCCTCGATAGCTTTGAGCCGGGCCGCCATGGCGGTGCGTTTTGCGAGGTGCGCGCAGCTTGGCTGACAAAAGAGCTTGAGGCGCATCCAGATACGCCAACGGTGTTGTTCATTCACCACCCGCCGGTAGTCTCGTCGATAGACTGGATGGACCCCAAGCCGCACGAACCGTGGATGATCCGCTTCCACGATGCCGTGCGCGGACACAAACAAATTCTTGCGATTCAGGCAGGGCACCTGCACCGTCCGCTGCATTCAACGGTTGAGGGCATTCCATTAAGTGTCACCCCCGCGGTGGCGCCGGCGGTGTCTTTGGACCTTAGGCCGATGGATGTCGATTTCGCCGATCACCGGCCTATCGTGGACGCAGAGCCGCCGTTCTATTCCCTGCATATCTGGCGTGACCAAAGCTTCGTCTCGCATTTCCAACCCGTTGGAAACTGGCAAACGCTTGCCCGGTTTGAAGAGCATATCAAGCCGATGATGAAAGGCCTCTTCGCCGAGCGCGTAGAGTGAACCGAGCGACCGCCTCTTCTTGGGCGATCCTCAATCCAGCACTGCAAATGAACTAAAGGGGTTAAGGCCCCAAGGTGAATGGGGCGCGCTCTTAACCGCCTAGCTTGTCCTCATCCGCCTCTTCGGCCTCTTCACGCCGAACAGCCATATTGGGACCGAAATTGCTTCCCACCCAGCGGTTCATATCGACTTCGTCGGTGACTTTCCACGGAACGCCGGCCCTGGTCATGAACAGCTTCTCCATCTCCTCGCGGGTGAAGGGCCGCGAGCCCAACCTGCCGAAGATAGCCATCTGTCCACCGGTCTCATCCACCGCGCGGTCCCGGTCGAGGCCTTTGGAAAGCGCAAGCGCAGGAGATGGCGTTTTCGCATAGGCGATAAGCTCTGGCATCGGCGCGGGGCTAAAGCCGTAGAAATTGCGCTGACTATCAGGGCTGGTGAGTTGGAGCACCTTCAGCCCGTTCACCCCATCCGCGACATAGGCGAAGAGCGAGGCGTTGGTTGAACCAACGATCACATCCTCGGCATCGTTCAGCATGCCATCCATCGTCACCTTTTTATAGAGCTTGGGCGAACGAGGATTCTTCACATCAAAGATCATCAGCCCGTCACCCTTCGCCGCGACATATGCGAAAGTGCGCGCGACATAGATACGACGCGCATCCGCGATTGGGTAAGTCGCCTCAGGCACGGCCACAGGGCTTGCCATATCGGTCACGTCAAAGACTTTGAGGCCCTCATTGTCCGTCACCCACAGGTAGCGGAACTGGATCGTCGTTGCCCGTGCACCCGACATCGGAATGACACTGGTCACACGCGGCGCAAGGCAGCTTTCCGATGGGTTGGCCGGATCAATCTCGCACTCATCTACATATGGGGTCGCCGGATTGTCGGGAATGTCTTTGGGCAGATAGACCACCACAAGCCCTGCATCGGCGGTGATATAGGCATAATCGCCCGCAAGAGTGATGTGACTTGCCCCGTTCAGCACGCCATTGGGGTTCCAGGCATCTGAACCATCGCCAAAGCGTGCCCGCTTGAAGAAGTTGTTGCGGAATTCCCCGTCGGCAAGTGTGTTGATGTCAACCGCGATCAGACCTTCTTGTGCGTCGGTGATGAACGCATAGTCGTAGATCGGGCTGAATGGTTGCTCCTGATTGACCTCCCGCATTTTTGCGGTGTTACGCTCTGGTGCGACGGGTTGGTTGGTGGCCAGTGCCATACAGGTCGCGTCCTTGGTGTCGACATGGGTATCGTGCCCAAGTGGTGAGAATGGCGCGGTCAGGATCCGCTCCGAAACACCTTTGTTGGCGATTGAGGCAATGTCGTAAGCGCGGAAACCGCCCTTGCCTTCAGCCACGAAAAGATATTCGCCGCGCATTTGCAGACAGCCGACACGGTCGCTCGTGCCTTCGTGGACGTTGACGAATTCCTCAAACGGCTTCGTCTCGCCAGAGATGTCGCCATCAAACGCTTGCCCGCGCACCCAATTCTTAAGCTCGCGGCCATTGTCCTCGACGTGGCGGCGCCAATAATCGGGGTAGGAGTAACGGTGGAGATAGGAACCGAGCACTGCTTGTGGTTCGTCATACTCGGTGACACGCACGGCGGAAATACCGCCTTCGAGGCCAGTGAAAGCGTGCATCCCGACAAAGTTCACATAGTTCGTGCCGAGCAAAAGCAGCTGCGCCATGATGGCGTTGTTGTCTTCGTCTTGCGACAAGTGACAGTCAGAACACTGCTTCGTTTCGGTCTTCCTCACCGTGTGCGGGAAGTGCGGTGCAAAGGCCTGGCTTGAGAAGCCCACAGCCGAGATTGGCGGCTGCTGCACATAGATGCGCTCACGGTTGATGTTGGTCGAAGACAGGACCAGCGCCGAGGATGAACGCACCGGTGCGGTCTGGTTGCCCTTGGTGGTTTGGTGCTTACCCAACTGGAACATCTGATCGCGCGCAACCTGAGGGTTGTATGTCGCAAAGTTCCGCGTCGAACCGCCTTCATAGCGATGCGATTTGGTCTTCCAGTTCGCCTCAATCGGAAGGTGACAACCGCCGCAGCTGGTCGTCCAAGACAAGTGGCAGGTGAAGCACGCCATATTGTCGTCATTATGCGCGCGCTCATCCTTGGCGATGCCGCTGCCGAATTCGAAATTGCCGGTTTCTGCACCGTAAACGCTCATCAATTTGGAACGCGCGGCCTTGGCGTTGAAAGTCGGAGCCGCAGGATCAACGGAGTCTTTGACAAGGCTCATCTCCCACTCAAGTTCCGGGTCAACGAGGCTGCGCTGGATCAGGACGCGGCGGCCGTCTTCGTTCTCCATCCATTCGAACCGGCGCTGTCCATCGGGGTTGCGAAGGAGCGCGAGATTGTGCCCTTCTGGTGGCGCGGCAGGGCCACTGGTGCGTAGGGTTGGATAAGCATCAGCCGTGCCATGGCAATCCTTACACCCGATCTCGATCGCATTGGCGACCTCGCCATAAATAAGGCCATTGCCGTGCGTGTCTTGTTCAAAGTGGCAGTCCACGCATTGCATCCCGACCTCGGCGTGGATGCTCATCATATGGACCGCCGTGCCCGGATTGTTTGAGCCGTTTTTCGCAGGGTTTTTCTCAACCTCAACGAACAGCTCCTCACCATCCTTGCGCCACCGCTGGCGCCAGCGGTTGTCGTGATAGGCTTGCTCTTCGGGCGTGTCGGTTTCCGGATTGCCGGGGCGAAGAATTTCACCCTCTGCATCAAGCAGATTGCCGTCGCGGTCGCGTTTGAAAATGCCGCGGAAGTTCCATCCGTGGCCGTGATAATCGGCAAACTGCGTGTGTTCGAGATTGGGGTTCAGTTCATAAACATTGCGAAGGAAATCGACATCAGCCCACATTCCGCGCGCCGCCGCCCCTTCGGGGTTACGGTCCATGATCGAGCGCACTTGTTCAGCCGTCGGGAAGCGCTGCGTCTTGTAGAATTCCTCGTAAGCCTCATCGCTCATCCCGTGCGGGCGCGGCGTTTTGTTTTCCGGGCCTGACCACATGAAGGGCGCATCGCTCTCATAATCCCACATGGTGTAACCAAGGTAGGAGTTAAGGAAGATATTGGGCTGGTGCATGTGGCAATTCATGCACTGCGATGTCGGGATGGAGCGGGTGAAGACGTGACGGAGCGGGTGACCCTTTTCGCGCTTGGGCTTGTCGCTGTGGCTGTCTTCGCCGTGATCATCATCGGCGTGATCATCCGGGCCTTTCAACGCGCCGTGACCGCCAGAACCTTCGTATCCGCCATCTTTGAGCCCGCTTTTGGGAAGGCCGATGTCTTTCTTATACCCGTGGTGCCCCGCTTCGCCCGGATTGCGCGATGCCCCCACGACGCGTTGATAGCATTGGAGCGCGGCATTGGTGTTCGCCTCCGGATTGATGCAAGGGTCAGCCGTCACCGTCTGACCATCGCGACCATATTGAGCATAGATGAGGCTGTGACGCGGCTCGCGGTCATTGGCGTAAACCACGTGACACGACGCGCAGCCTGAGTGGCGATAATCGCCCGGCTGGTCGTTGGTCCCCATGAACCATGTGAACGGATCGTTGAGGCGCGTCTTGTGGATGTTGAGCGCCGGGATAGCGACGCGCAAACCTGTGCCCGGACCACGGTTGGATTGCTTCAGATCAGGACGACCGGGCTCTTCCAAGAGCTGGATACGGCCCGTGATATTGGGCTGACCAATTTCGGGGAATTGCGAGTTGATCGTGCGACCGCCACGCTCAAACACGCGGAACACATCAGCAGGCGGAATGACGTGCCATGTCGGCAGAGGATAAAGTTGCCCCAGAACGCCGCGCGCCTTTTGAGCGTCGGACAAAGCTCCGTCATCACCCTCGCCGGGTGAAGTGATGGAATTGGCAATGCCAGAGATCGTCGCGCTGTCGCCAGAGCGAGTGTACGCCTCACCCAGAATATAGTTTTTGAAAGGCAAAATGCCGTTGTTGTACGTCGCCCCGCCCCACAGCATCGCGCCAGTCGCCATGATGGAGCGTTCGGCCGCTTCGATCGACTGGATGTGGCACGAGCCACACGCCTCACGCGCCACGCGGTAATCCGACGGGTTCACGAATTTGACGAATTCAGGCGATTCCTTGTTGAGAAGCGCATAGGAACGCTCCGGGTTCGCGCTGCTTGGGAAATGCCAGCTGTCGGGATATTTCGGCAGGACGTGCGCGTTGTCACGAGCGGCCTGATAATCGGGGTGATCGTAGGGCAGCTGTGGATTACCCGACACGCTTGGGTTACCGCCGTGGCAATCGGTACAACCCAGTACCACAGCCGGCGTTTCGTGCATGGTCGGCGCATCACTTGCCCGGTGACAGGTCAGGCACCCTTCGGATTTGGCGTCCGCATCAGCCTGTGACTGGCGCGCAGGAGCAGGCGCAGCGATAACGAGGCTATAATCGCGTTTGGTCGGCTTTTCCTTGTCGGCGGCCTGCGTTTCGGACTGAAACACGGACACGCCAAGGATAAGCGCCGCCACCGCCAAAAGCCCGTGGAGCGGTGTCAGGAAACGGAAATTCTCGCGTTTGCTGGTCAAGATGGAGCCCCCAGCCATCAATAGGTCAACGTCAGGTTTGCAAGGACGGAATAGAAATTCCCGTCATTGCCAAGATTATCGAACAGGTCTTCAAACCCGCTGCCCGAAAACAGCGTCGCAGCCGACAGGCGGAACACGATGTTCTGGTTCGCCTTGGGCCGGTAAATCGCGCTGGCCGACACGTCGTAGCCAATCTCGCTTGGGATTGAGCCTTCGATGCGGAAGTTTTCAAGCGTCGCCGTATCTTCAAACCAAAGGTGATTGGCATTGGCAGTGACGCGCACCTCTGGCGTCAGGTCGAAGTCCGCACCAACGCCGACCAACCACAGGCCGGGGTTCAAGAAGTTTGATTGCCCCTGCTCTTTCGAAGAGCGCAGCGTGTTCAGAATACCATTGCGGCCATTGACGGAAATGACCCGGCCACCGCCTGCGAACGGCAAAGTTTGGCGGATCCAGTAAGAGGTATCCGCGCCTGCAAATTGCGGGTTTTCGAAAATTGCATCAAAGCCGGTGTGCGTATCATCATACGGGTCGCTATCCCCGCTTTGATAAAGGCCAGACAGGCGGAAACGCATCCAGTCGCGGTCATAGCTAAGCTCAAGCGCGGCAAATTGTGCGTCAATGTCGACTGGCTCACCCGTCAGGATCGAATTGCGATCTTCGCCAAGCGCCCAATAGGCGCTGCCGGTCAGATTGATGCGGCCAATGCGTCCATCGACATTATAGCCAAGGTAGAAGACATCGTAATCGCGGCCCCGAAGATCACCCAAAAGCGCCGGGCGAACCGGGAAACCATTGGTGTCGATCTCGATATCGTCCGCCTCACGGTTGCGGTTGTAGGCGACCGTAAACTGGCTGGTCAGCGCCGGGATCAGGAAATCCTGGCGATAGACATTGGCGATGAAGACGAAATCATCGCGCGGCGTTTTGGTGACAGAGTTGAGGCCGGAGTTCGTGTCTTTCTCAAGCCGCCAGAATCCAGCGACGTTAAACTGAAAACGGTTGTTGTCGCGGTTGCCGAAGAGGCGAATGCCGAGCTGTTGATCCTGAAACAGGAAGCCGCGGAAATCAGCCTGAAACGGTTGAATACCTGCGCGAATAGAGATGAAATCAAACCGGTCGCGATCAAGCGGGGTGAAGTGATAGTCGACGAAAGCTTCCTGCACGCCAAGGAAATGGTCGAGGCGGTGGCTTTCTTTCGATGGCTCCACGAACAGAACGCGGCGCTCCGGCACATCGACATAGTTGACATTATAAGCAAGCGTCAGGCGGTATTCGATGCTCGGCGGTTTGTAAGCGGTTGAGCCCTTAAGCAGCGCCGCGCCCACAATAAATGTTTGCGACAGAACGGTCGAGAAATCATCGCCGAACACGTCGAGGCGGTCCGGATCCTCTGTCGTCTGAATGCCGACGGGGATCGGGAAAGTGCGCGGTTCATACACGCTGTCGCTGATCGCGTTGAGGACGAAGAACCAGTCATCGCCCTTGATCGGAAGCCATGGAACCTTGTCCGGATTGATCGGACGGTCACCCTTATAGGTGTTTTGGTTATAGGGATCGAGCAAGGCTTCCTTGATAACAGGATTGCCGTTGATGTCGGTCACATTGTCGATCAGCCGCCAGCGATCAGGGATCGGCACCTGGTCCGGCGAGAACGCTTGTGGAGGGGGCGCACGGACCGCGCCGGGGTTTTCCTGCGTGACTTTCTCTGGCAGTTCAGCATTGAAACCGGGACGCTCGCGCCCTTCAATGATCTGATTGTCGAGCTCGTCCGCCTCGTCCTTCGCCGTGGTGTTGAGCCCAGGGCCCGATACACTTTGATTGCGCTCCAGTTCTTGGCCACCCTCATCAAGCTGAGGCGCAGTTGCAGGCTCATCTCCAGGAGCGGCCTGCATCAGGATCAGAAAAGGAAGAAGCGGAGCAACGCCCATGGATCAAAGCCCCTCACATACGTTTTGCGACGGATCATCGAGGAATGGCGCGAACGGGCAATTGATATAGCGCAGGCGAACCTGACGACTGCCCACCTGGACTACGATGCGATCAGCGCGAATGTCGTTTGGTGCGTTATTGATCGTGCCCGTGCGAACCCCGGCGTTATGCAGGCCAAGGAAGCTGATCATGTCATCCTGATCAATCCCGTCGCCCGACACGCCAATCCCACCGATCAGCTGATTGCCGCGGTAGACCGGAACCGAGCCGGGGAAGATTTGGATGCCATTGCCAAGCCGCGGCGCGCCCGCCGTTTGCGGAAGCTTGGTGCAACCGCGCGCGGTATCCGTGGGCGATGCGCCCGTCACAAAGGCAAGGTGTTCGGCCAGATTCTGTAACACAAGTGCGGATTGTAGCCCGGTAGAGAACGGGTTGAACTGTTCAATCGGGCGCGAGAGCGGGCCATTGGGCGTGCCCACTTCGCCATCGGGGAAGTATGGCCGCGACAAGTTGCCACCGGAACGATCCGCAAATGCAAACGCACCCGTCAGAGCATTGGGATCATTCAGGAAATCGCGCACGCGCTGAACATATTGCGGCACTTCCAGATCGCCAGCGAGAAGCTCATTCGCAGCAAAGGGCGCGGAGAAGAAAGTCGCGGTGCGCGCCTTTTGCAAGGACACGTCCGAGCCAAAAATCGGCGCATCGGCAGAGCGCACAATCCCAAGGATTTGTCCGCGCGTATCGACAAGGCTCAAGGTCACTTGCGCCTGACTGTCCAGCGGCCTGCGGATTTGCGCACGCGAACGCGCGATGACCTGAAACGCCTCTTCGAGGATTGCGGTTGCTTCGGTCTGCGTGATCGGATTGCCGATGTCCGCGCCATCAGTGCCACCTCTGATGGGGAAGCGGTTCGTGCCCGCCCCGTCCGACATCACAAATGCACCGCCAAGCGAGAATTCCGCAGAAGTCGCCGGGCGAATGCCCGATGTTTCTGCGCCATATGCCGTGCCAGCGATAATCGCGCCTGCATTATAGCCGGTAACCGGAGCGACAGTGCCCGCCGTCCCGGCAAAGCTTGCCCCTGCCACATTGGCGAGCGCGCCATAGGTCGCATCGGTATAGCGAAGGCTGGTGCCGTCTGCCGAAATGCGGTCCGCGCGGATTTCGACAGGAGCCTCAAAACCCACCGTGCCAGCAAGAGCGATGAATTCATCAACGTCATTATCAACGTCGAGCACATTGGGATCAAACGTGTAATCAGGATCCGCTGCAACGCCGATCCCGCCGACAACCACACCGTTCTTGTAAAGCGGAAAACCGCCGGGATCAGCGGAAAGGCCAAGCGGAGAACGCTTTGGCCCGATCAGACCGTCAGACGCGCGCGCGCTAAAATCAGAGCAGGGAAGCTGGCTGAACTGCACCCCGAACAAGGGCCCGCTTTCAAGGCCAATCGTGGTGGGCGATGGGGGAAAGTGCTCTTGCACAATTTGCGAAGCCACGCGGGTCGAAAACGCATTGCCAGCGCTCGACAAATAGGCGCCCGTGATCGCCTTGGCGATAGCAGCGCCTGCCGCTGGCACATCAAGGCCCTGAATATCGACATCCTGCCCATTGGGAGCGCCGGGGATTGCCACAGTTGCGCGCGCGCCCGGCATCACGAAAACGCCCAACACATTGCCCACACGGTCCACCACAGCGATGGTTGCCGCATCGCCTTGCGCGGTGGCTTGAGCTGCGGCCTGCGCGATGATTTGCTGGACCTCGGCGACGCTCAAACTTTCTTGAGCGGGCGCTGCGAACAAATCACCGGGAGGCGCAGGCGTTGGCGTTGGCGCAGGGACCGGATTGCCGCCCGTCCCACCGCCAGCAGGCGTAGAGCCACCCCCACCACCGCACGACAAAAGCGCAAGCGCCATAAGCGGCGCACCAAGAATTTTAGCGTTCAAAGATCTCCATCCCCCCGCCATCATCAACGCAACCTTTTGATAGCGGCAAGCGCGGAGGCGAGCGCCGTGCGGAAGTCGGCAGGATTAAAGGAATTGGGCTCCTCAACCGCAGCGTAAGCTTTGTTGATGCTCGACCGGATACTGGCAGCTGCCCCCGGTGTGACGCGGCCATTGGTCACAAGACCGTTCAACAGCGTATCGACTGCCATCACCGCCTGAACCGAGCCGGAATAATCGGTAAAACGCGGACGCAGCGCATTGCTGCCGATAATGTCGATCACTTGGAAAGCATCGGAATTGGCATAAGCGCGCTGTGACAAAGCGTTGGAGAGCGCCCCTGCCCGCTGCGAAAGCTGCATAGCCGCTTCACGCGGGGACGCACCGCTGCCACCCAATGCACCGTGGAAATCGCGGCTCGCCTTTTTGAATGCATCCGCTTGGCCCGGAACAAGAGCACCCGCCACAGCGGTCAGCATGATGATGTTCTCATCATTGAAAGGCGCGTTGCCAAATGGGATTGGCCGACCGGGGTTCTCTTCAAAGGTCAGCCGCCTTTGGCTCGAATCCTGAATTTCGCGGTGGCACGAATGGCAATCAAAGAAGTAATACTGCGGAAAGACGCCTTCCATCGCGTATTTGGGATTGGCAAACAGACCCGTCGCACGCTTCACCGCCTCAGCCTGACCCACCGCCCAGAACCGCACCGCATTGGGCGCACGCTTGCGACGTTTGTAATCGGCGTCGATATTGTGGTGCTGTTGCAGCGCGCTGAACAGATCAAGCTCGAATGAAACGCGCGGGTGACCCGCTGCCATCATTTCGTGCGTGACAAATTGCCCCGGCTTGGTCGAGCCATAGTGGCAATCGAGACAGACATTGGCGCGCACTTGCGGATTTTCGAGCGGGATCAGGCCATCGGCCACATTGGACGCATGGCTAGCTGGCACAGCATAATGGCTCGACAACCAGGCGTTCCCCGCTGGCCCGTGACAGCTTTCGCAGCCAACCCCATCGGACAGCTGAAACTTCGCCCCGCGCGGCGTTCCGGGCATATAGGTCGCGTGGCAACCAAGACAGTCTTTCGCCTGCGTCGCATCACCAAGCCCAAGGCTCTTTGCAATCTGTTGACCGCGACGCCCAGCCAGAACAGCGTAGGCCCGTGAGTGCGCGCCGCTGGCCGAGGAGGGCTCTTGCCAAGTGGCGATTTCATCCTGACGCACGACAGCGCCATTGCCCTCTGCCCGGCCATGACAGGTCGAGCCCGCGCACGAAGCAACACCTTCAAGGCTGGAGGCGAATGTGGTGGAAGTGGTGGATGGGAGAGCCAGCAGCAGCGCAAACGCCGCAGCCACGCGCATCGCAGCGCCATCAAAGCGGCGCGCTGATCGAATAAGATTGCCAATCGGCCCGGAAGCAATCGCCCCAAAGAAAGCTGGCCTGGAAACCGTCATCTCTTCCCCCCTCGAGATGCAACAAAACTGCGTCTATTTGGAAAGAGGCGCAAGGCCTTTGGGACGATCAGCCCCGAACTTTCCAAAAAATTCCTACCCTTGGTTTAGCCCGGTCCGCCAAGCAAAGCTTGTAAAGTACCGACACTTCACCCGGCCCATTGGACCAAATCCCGTTACAGCCAAAGGCCGCCCTATGATTGTTCCAAGCTTCGCGAGTGGATGCAACCACCAAATGCGCATAGCTGCCAATTTCGAGCAAAAAAGTGATGCAGGACACAAAAAGGCCCCGAAACATGGGAGTTTCGAGGCCCTTTTACGATGGTGTTGGTTGAACGATGCGGCCTTAGCCGCTCGCCAAAGCGATGTGTCGCTTCATGTGGTGGTCGATATTGCCGAACTCGGAATCGAAGATCGTCAGGCGCTTGAAATAGTGCCCGATGGCATATTCATCGGTCATGCCGTTGCCGCCGTGGATCTGAATCGATTCCTGCCCCACATGGTGTGCAGCTTGAGCAACGCGGACCTTGGCCGCTGACACAGCCTGTTTGCGGGTGCGCTCATCTGCATCGAGGCGCAGCGTTGCCAGATAGGTCATCGAGACCGAGCACTCGTACTCAGTGTACATATCGACCATGCGGTGTTGAAGCACCTGGAAGCTCGCGATCGGAACGCCGAATTGCTTGCGTTGCTTGGCATATTCGAGCGTCATCGCGTGCGAGACTTTCATTGCGCCGCACGCTTCTGCGCACTGGGCTGCAATTGCTTCATCAGTGACACGTTCGATCAGCGGGAATGCCCCGCCTTCTTCACCGATGAGAGCATCGGCGGGAACACGCACGTTTTCGAAATAGACTTCGGAAGCGCGCCGACCATCGACGGTGGCATAATCGCGGGTGGTGACGCCTTCGGCTGCCTTGTCGACGATGAAGACGCTGATGCCTTGCTGGTCGGTTTGCGCGCCGCTGGTGCGGGCGGTGACGACAAGGTGGCTTGCCCAAGGCGCGCCAATGACGACAGCCTTGTGGCCGTTGAGAACATAGTCGCCGCCGTCTTTCTTGGCGGTGGTTTCAAGGTTGGCAAGGTCATAGCGCCCGCGTGGCTCTGCATAGGCAAAGGCGAACACGCGCTCGCCAGAGACGATGCCGCCGATGTGCTCTTCCTTTTGCGCCGCTGTGCCAGCGTGCTTCAAAAATCCGCCTGCACAAACGACAGTCGGCACGTAAGGCTCGACCACGAGGCCTTTGCCGAACTCTTCCATGACGACCATGGAATCGATCGCGCCGCCGCCAAAGCCGCCGTCTTCCTCGCTAAAGCTCATGCCAAGGATGCCAAGCTCTGCCAGCTGGCCCCAGACCTCACGGCTCCATCCAGCATCGGTTGCGATCAGCTGGCGACGCTCTTCCGGGCCGTATTGCTCACGGACCATGCGCGACAAACCATCACGCACCATGTCCTGCTCTTCAGTGAAATTGAAGTCCACGTCAGTTCCTCTCTGTGTCCCCTAGAGTCCTTTAAAGGCGCGTGCCCTTAAAGGCCCAAGATCATTTTCGTGATGATGTTGCGCTGGATTTCGTTCGACCCGCCATAGATCGAGGTCTTGCGCATATTGAAATAGGTCGCCGCCGAATGCTGAGCGTAGTCAGGGCCGATCTGATACTCGTTCGAACCATGATCAGCAATTGAGCCGTACATCGGCGTGCCATAGGAACCCACCGCTTCGAGCGTGAGTTCGGTCAGGCGTTGCTGAATTTCGGTGCCCTTGATCTTGAGGATCGAGCTTTCTGGCCCCGGGCCTTTACCTGCTTGTTCACCAGCAAGCGTGCGAAGTTCGGTGATTTCAAGCGCGGCAAGATCAATCTCAAGCTGGCTGACTTTGCGGGCAAAGTCGAAATCTTCA from Erythrobacter sp. SCSIO 43205 includes these protein-coding regions:
- a CDS encoding metallophosphoesterase, translated to MTSGAANKLQKGVLIAQITDTHVGFEPDAGENEFNFVRFRNVLGHLLSQPVQPDLLILSGDLTDNGSADCYHRIRELIADCPIPVEIIPGNHDSRDVMLEIFPECPTADGFAQFALELGEGEDKLRILCLDSFEPGRHGGAFCEVRAAWLTKELEAHPDTPTVLFIHHPPVVSSIDWMDPKPHEPWMIRFHDAVRGHKQILAIQAGHLHRPLHSTVEGIPLSVTPAVAPAVSLDLRPMDVDFADHRPIVDAEPPFYSLHIWRDQSFVSHFQPVGNWQTLARFEEHIKPMMKGLFAERVE
- a CDS encoding multiheme c-type cytochrome → MAVAALILGVSVFQSETQAADKEKPTKRDYSLVIAAPAPARQSQADADAKSEGCLTCHRASDAPTMHETPAVVLGCTDCHGGNPSVSGNPQLPYDHPDYQAARDNAHVLPKYPDSWHFPSSANPERSYALLNKESPEFVKFVNPSDYRVAREACGSCHIQSIEAAERSIMATGAMLWGGATYNNGILPFKNYILGEAYTRSGDSATISGIANSITSPGEGDDGALSDAQKARGVLGQLYPLPTWHVIPPADVFRVFERGGRTINSQFPEIGQPNITGRIQLLEEPGRPDLKQSNRGPGTGLRVAIPALNIHKTRLNDPFTWFMGTNDQPGDYRHSGCASCHVVYANDREPRHSLIYAQYGRDGQTVTADPCINPEANTNAALQCYQRVVGASRNPGEAGHHGYKKDIGLPKSGLKDGGYEGSGGHGALKGPDDHADDDHGEDSHSDKPKREKGHPLRHVFTRSIPTSQCMNCHMHQPNIFLNSYLGYTMWDYESDAPFMWSGPENKTPRPHGMSDEAYEEFYKTQRFPTAEQVRSIMDRNPEGAAARGMWADVDFLRNVYELNPNLEHTQFADYHGHGWNFRGIFKRDRDGNLLDAEGEILRPGNPETDTPEEQAYHDNRWRQRWRKDGEELFVEVEKNPAKNGSNNPGTAVHMMSIHAEVGMQCVDCHFEQDTHGNGLIYGEVANAIEIGCKDCHGTADAYPTLRTSGPAAPPEGHNLALLRNPDGQRRFEWMENEDGRRVLIQRSLVDPELEWEMSLVKDSVDPAAPTFNAKAARSKLMSVYGAETGNFEFGSGIAKDERAHNDDNMACFTCHLSWTTSCGGCHLPIEANWKTKSHRYEGGSTRNFATYNPQVARDQMFQLGKHQTTKGNQTAPVRSSSALVLSSTNINRERIYVQQPPISAVGFSSQAFAPHFPHTVRKTETKQCSDCHLSQDEDNNAIMAQLLLLGTNYVNFVGMHAFTGLEGGISAVRVTEYDEPQAVLGSYLHRYSYPDYWRRHVEDNGRELKNWVRGQAFDGDISGETKPFEEFVNVHEGTSDRVGCLQMRGEYLFVAEGKGGFRAYDIASIANKGVSERILTAPFSPLGHDTHVDTKDATCMALATNQPVAPERNTAKMREVNQEQPFSPIYDYAFITDAQEGLIAVDINTLADGEFRNNFFKRARFGDGSDAWNPNGVLNGASHITLAGDYAYITADAGLVVVYLPKDIPDNPATPYVDECEIDPANPSESCLAPRVTSVIPMSGARATTIQFRYLWVTDNEGLKVFDVTDMASPVAVPEATYPIADARRIYVARTFAYVAAKGDGLMIFDVKNPRSPKLYKKVTMDGMLNDAEDVIVGSTNASLFAYVADGVNGLKVLQLTSPDSQRNFYGFSPAPMPELIAYAKTPSPALALSKGLDRDRAVDETGGQMAIFGRLGSRPFTREEMEKLFMTRAGVPWKVTDEVDMNRWVGSNFGPNMAVRREEAEEADEDKLGG
- a CDS encoding heme-binding protein, with product MAGGWRSLNAKILGAPLMALALLSCGGGGGSTPAGGGTGGNPVPAPTPTPAPPGDLFAAPAQESLSVAEVQQIIAQAAAQATAQGDAATIAVVDRVGNVLGVFVMPGARATVAIPGAPNGQDVDIQGLDVPAAGAAIAKAITGAYLSSAGNAFSTRVASQIVQEHFPPSPTTIGLESGPLFGVQFSQLPCSDFSARASDGLIGPKRSPLGLSADPGGFPLYKNGVVVGGIGVAADPDYTFDPNVLDVDNDVDEFIALAGTVGFEAPVEIRADRISADGTSLRYTDATYGALANVAGASFAGTAGTVAPVTGYNAGAIIAGTAYGAETSGIRPATSAEFSLGGAFVMSDGAGTNRFPIRGGTDGADIGNPITQTEATAILEEAFQVIARSRAQIRRPLDSQAQVTLSLVDTRGQILGIVRSADAPIFGSDVSLQKARTATFFSAPFAANELLAGDLEVPQYVQRVRDFLNDPNALTGAFAFADRSGGNLSRPYFPDGEVGTPNGPLSRPIEQFNPFSTGLQSALVLQNLAEHLAFVTGASPTDTARGCTKLPQTAGAPRLGNGIQIFPGSVPVYRGNQLIGGIGVSGDGIDQDDMISFLGLHNAGVRTGTINNAPNDIRADRIVVQVGSRQVRLRYINCPFAPFLDDPSQNVCEGL
- a CDS encoding cytochrome c family protein, with the translated sequence MRVAAAFALLLALPSTTSTTFASSLEGVASCAGSTCHGRAEGNGAVVRQDEIATWQEPSSASGAHSRAYAVLAGRRGQQIAKSLGLGDATQAKDCLGCHATYMPGTPRGAKFQLSDGVGCESCHGPAGNAWLSSHYAVPASHASNVADGLIPLENPQVRANVCLDCHYGSTKPGQFVTHEMMAAGHPRVSFELDLFSALQQHHNIDADYKRRKRAPNAVRFWAVGQAEAVKRATGLFANPKYAMEGVFPQYYFFDCHSCHREIQDSSQRRLTFEENPGRPIPFGNAPFNDENIIMLTAVAGALVPGQADAFKKASRDFHGALGGSGASPREAAMQLSQRAGALSNALSQRAYANSDAFQVIDIIGSNALRPRFTDYSGSVQAVMAVDTLLNGLVTNGRVTPGAAASIRSSINKAYAAVEEPNSFNPADFRTALASALAAIKRLR